Genomic window (Chryseobacterium bernardetii):
CAGAACCTTGCGAATATCTTTCCATCTGTCTGCCTGCATTTTCTATGGAACTGGTGAACAGGGAAGTGGAAGGAGTAGATTAATTTTTACACTTTACAGAAATACATAAAGCTGTCTCAAAACGGAGATAGCTTTTTTATTTTAAACAGGATAACACCATATTTTTTATTAAAAAGCACGGAAAAAAATATTTTAGATATCAGTGACTTACCTTTTGGATAAGGATATTATCCCCTGTAAATGCCTGTTATCACTAATTATTTTGTATGTTCGCGCGCCGAAAATGAGTAGGCGTATTTAACTTTTTAATAAAATATATGAAAAACAATCTATCTATTGTATTGTTGTTGGTTACTGCACTTTCCACAACTTCCTGTGCAACCATTTTTACAGGAACCCGTGATAAGATTACCTTCAACTCCAGCCCGGAAGGAGCTAAAGTAATTCATAACGGAGAAGAAAAATGTACAACACCTTGTACTGCACCCATTTCCAGATCTTTGGGTAAACAATTCATTACTGTTGAAAAAGAAGGTTTTGATTCTCAGAAAATTAAACTGGATAAGTCATTTAATGCAGTAACCCTTCTTAATATTCTTTTTGGAGGAGCAATAGGTGTTGGAATTGACGCTGCAACCGGTTCACTGACAAAGTATTCCACCAAGAAATATGATGTTGAGTTAGAAGCGAAGCAGCAACAATAAAGTAGAGATATAAAAAAACAATGTACCAATAGCTGATTCACATCAAAGCATTGGTACATTGTTATACTGATATATTGTTATATTGAGCTTATTTCAGTATTTCTTTCAGAAACATCAATGTATGGTTCCAGGCTCTTTTAGCCATTGTTTCATTATAATCCGGAGATTTAGGATCCGTAAAAGTATGCTTGGAATGGGCGTAAGTGATGATCTGCCAGTCTGCATTTCCATCATTCATTTCTTTGATGAGGTTGCTGTAGTCTTCAGGTGTTACGCTCATATCATCTGCCGGGTTTTCTACCAGGATTTTAGCATTTAATTTTTCATTTTTTCTGCTTTGGTCTCTTCCCAGGCTTCCATGAATAGAAACTACCCCTGCAACAGGTAAATTTCCTCTGGCAGATTCCAACGCACCCGTTCCGCCAAAACAATACCCGATGACAGCAGTTTTATCAGAAATCGCTCCGTTTTTTTTCAACTGCTCTAAGGCCAGTGAAATTCTTTTTTGATATTCAGCATAATTCTTCTTGTAATATCCTGAGCTTTTCGAAGCTTCCTCATTATTGGCAGGAATTTTTCCTTCCCCATAGATATCTGCAATAAAAGCAATATAGCCTTGCTTTTCAAGTTCAAGGGCAGCTGTTTTAGCTTCATCATCAATTCCTTTCCATGCAGGTAGAATTAATACTCCGGGAAGTTTTTTCCCGGCATTGGAAGTCACTAATCCATTTAGTTTCTGGGAATCGTCCAGATAGGAAACTGTTTTAAGCTTTTGACTGAAAAGGCTTCCGGAGACAATAATTGAGGCGGTTAATAAAATTGAACGTATCATATTTTTTATTTTTGTGATGGTTTAGGAGCTTAAAAATTGCTTGCAGCACAGTGTTTCAGCTCTTAATAAATTATTTTATAATATGAACTGTACTGCTTATCTAAATTAATGAAAATTAATTAGCTGAGAATTATTAAAAATTGATAATTCAGATCATCAGGTTTCAATCCCGGATGAGCAGGTTCCTACTTCAGATGCGCATATCTTTCCAATGTAAGCTGTGACTACTTTAGTCCGGTTTATAAAACGTATACTGCTCATTTTCATAATAAGCATTAATATGCTGAAGCCCATTCGTTAAAACAATTTCCCTGGCTCCAATAATAGAGTTGTACCGGGCGGTTTGTTCAAATGTTTTTTCCGTGAGTTTAATTTGTGGGGCTTTACATTCAATCAGAATTACAGGCTCTGTTTTTTCGGTAATTAAAAGGTCAATTCTTTTGGTTAAACCATTAAGAATAATCTTTTTTTCAGTAATTAAAGCAGATGTAGAGTAAGATTTTACAGTAAGATAGTAATGGATCCAGTGCTGTCTTACCCATTCCTCAGGAGTGAGCAGAAGATAAGTTTTGCGGACCAAATCATAAATAAAAAACTTATCTTTGTCTTTCTTGAATTTAAAATCAAAAGTTTCCTGAAAATTCAGTTTTGGAAGTTCCATTTATAAGATGAAAGAATTAGATTTAATCCTCAAAAATATTAAAAATAAAGAAGTTTTACCTATTTATTTTTTCCACGGAGAAGAAGCCTACTTTATTGATGTTGCCGTAAAAGCCCTTGAACACAACTTTTTGGAGGAGGATGAAAAAGCCTTCAACCAAACTGTTACATACGGGAAAGATACCTCTTATCAGGAAGTGCTTTCCCTGGCAAGACAGTTTCCGATGATGGGCGATAAGCAGGTGATTATCGTAAAAGAAGCCCAGGACCTGAAGTTTAATGAGGAAGAAAACAGAATTCTGGAAGCTTATGTTGAAAATCCTGTTCCTTCCACGGTATTGGTTTTTGCCCATAAGCACAAAAAGCTTGACAGCAGGAAAAAGGCGGCTAAAGCTTTGGATAAGGCCAATGCACTTTTCCTTAGTGAATCTGTTAAAGAAAGCAACCTTCCCAAATGGATTTCTGATGAATGCACAAAGCTGAACATTAAAACAGCCCCTAATATTTCCCACCTTTTGGCAGAATATCTTGGAAACGACCTTTCAAGAATTGCCAATGAACTGAATAAACTGAAGATTATCCTTAAAGAAGGTGAAGTGCTGGACGGAACTATTGTTGAAAACCATATCGGGATCAGCAAAGAGTACAATATTTTTGAACTTCAGAAGGCCTTGGGAACAAAGAATGCCAATGCAGCCTTTAAAATTGCCCATTTTATGGGTAAAAATCCTAAGAATAACCCTTTTGTAATGATGCTGGCTAGTCTTTATAATTACTTTTCCAATGTGATTATTTATCAGACAATGGCGGGGCAGCCACCGCAGGCCATAGCCTCTCAGATGGGTGTGAATCCTTATTTTGTGAAAGACTATGCAGAAAGTGCGAGGCTGTATCCTTTAAAACATGCCACAAGGGTCATTTCTATTCTGAGAGAATTTGATATGAAAGGAAAAGGGCTGGGCGCTGTGAATATGGGAGAAGCAGAACTTATTAAGGAATTGGTGTACAAGATCATTAATGTAGATAAGATTAAAATGAAAGTGTGATTTTATGTTTGAGGGAGAGTTTTAGGTCCCGGAACTCGCATCCTTACCGTTATTGACAATCCGCATATCTCTTATTGACAACTATCATTAAAATAACTTTAAAAAGCCGGCAAAAATTACGAAATTAGCGGTCTTAATTTAAATACATCTTTTTTCGAACAAGTAAATTATGGAGCAAAACATTTTAGATTGTGTGATCGTTGGATCTGGACCTTCTGGTTTCACAGCTGCCATTTATGCAGCAAGAGCAGACTTAAAACCTGAATTGTATACAGGTTTGGAGCCGGGCGGACAATTAACTACAACTACTGAGGTTGATAACTTTCCAGGGTATCCAGCAGGGATTACAGGTCCTGAAATGATGATGGATCTGCAGAAGCAGGCAGAAAGATTTGAAACCAAAGTGCATTATGAAATGATCACCAAAGCTGAGTTTTCAAAAGAAGTTGGCGGTGTTCATAAACTATATGCAGGAAATAAAGAAATTTTAGCTAAAACGGTAATTATTTCTACAGGCGCTACAGCAAAATATTTAGGTCTTGAAGACGAAAAAAAATATGCAGGAGGCGGAGTTTCCGCTTGTGCTACATGTGACGGATTTTTCTACAGAGGAAAAGATGTAGTGGTAGTAGGAGCAGGAGATACAGCTGCTGAAGAAGCTACTTATCTTGCTAAACTATGCAGAAAAGTAACATTATTGGTGAGAAAAGACGTTTTCAGAGCTTCAAAAGCAATGGTACACAGAGTACAAAACACTCCGAATATTGAAGTTAAATTCCACCATGAACTTATCGGAATTGAAGGAGAAAACAGCCTGGTAGAAAGAGCGGTAATTATCAATAACCAGACTCAGGAGACTTCTACTGTGGATGTTGAGGGGATCTTCATCGCCATCGGCCACAAACCGAATACGGATATTTTTGTAGGTCAGGTAGATCTTGATGAAAACGGATATATTGTAACTGAGAAAGGTTCTTCAAGAACCAATCTTCCGGGAGTTTTTGCTGCAGGAGATGTTCAGGATCATATCTACAGACAGGCTATTACAGCTGCAGGAAGCGGATGTATGGCTGCAATGGATGCAGAAAAATATTTAGCTGAATTACACTAATCATTCAGCTTTCAATGATACAAAGCGTACCCAATGGGTGCGCTTTTTTTGTTATTAATAACGAAATTTTTTGTTGGAAACGCGAAGGCGCAAAGAATTAATATACATTTGTAACGATTATAAAAGGAAATTTTAGCAACATACAATTTTATCGGAGATAAAATCCTCGCGCCTTAAAAGCATCATACTATTAGCTTATTTTGCGCCCTTGCGATTTCCAATTCAGCAAGTCTTACTAATCCTTCAGATAAATTAGAGTACCGTAACAAAAACATTAATATATTTGTGAAGCTTCAGAATAATTGAATATAAAAACTTAACAAAAACTAAAGTCATGAAAAAAGTAACCGCAATTGGTGGCATTTTCTTTAAATGTAAAGATCCGGAACAGGTAAACGATTGGTATAAAACGCATCTTGGTGTGGAGACCAGTCCATACGGTGCTAAATTTGACTGGAGAGAAGCAGACTCTGATAAAAAAGGATATACCTTATGGAGCCCTTTTAAAGAATCTACCCAATATTTTGAACCTTCAGAAAAAGATTTTATGATCAATTACCATGTGGCAGATATTGAAGCTTTGGTAGAAGAACTGAAAAAGGAAGGCATCAAGATCCTTGATGAAATTACGACGTATGAATATGGCAGGTTTGTTCATATCATGGATCCCGAAGGAAATAAAATTGAATTATTTGAACCGGCAGGAGCGTAACCGCTGCGGCATAATAAAATAAAAACTTCCGGAGTGAAGCAGTTGTTTTGTTTTTCCGGATTTCAATGGGTTGTAAAGTAATAAACCATTGCGTATATTTGATTATTAGCTAATACCTTAAGAAAACTCATTGTAAAAGAAATGCAGGATACTTTTAAAACATTCAAACCCAAAAGTTCCATTGTAAAAAAGTATGTGGACTATTATTATCTGGACATTAAGGATAATAATGTAATCTATGAGTTTGAGTGTTTTCCGAATTTTAACAATTCAATTTCTCTTTACAAATCCCACATCCGGTTAGAAACTAAAGAGGTGATTTATGATGAAACCGCTCCACCGTGTCAGATTTTCACGCCTATCCGGGAAAAAGTTCTCCATGTGAAACAATCCGGGAAGGTGTATAGAATTGTAGTGGTGTTTCCTCCTTTGGGAATCCATCAGTTTTATAAAAACTTAGATTTTACAGATTATATTACAGATTATGAGTTTTTTACTCAGCAGGAATTAAGCGAAATTTTCTCTACCATAGATACAGACGTTCATACAGATTTACTGGATAAGGGCCTGGAGAAAAGATTCAGGAAATTTGAAAACATCATTCTTGAAAAGGCTATTGATTATATTTTTAACCACTACGAAAACTTTTCAGTAGCAGAGATTTCAAAGGAAATTGGGGTAAGCAGGCAGCATTTAAACCGGCTTTTTCAGGCTCATTTAGGAGTTTCTGTAAAAAAATTCAATGAAATTGTTCTTTTCAGGCAAACCATCAATAAGAAACTTTTTGAAAATCCTGACCGTAACTTTACAGAGCTTGCTCACGAGTTTAATTTTAATGACCAGTCTCATTTCAATAAAACGTACAAGAACTTCACTAAAAATTCCCCAAAATCTTTTTTCTCTAAAGGAACTATATTAGGACAG
Coding sequences:
- a CDS encoding type I restriction enzyme HsdR N-terminal domain-containing protein, which codes for MELPKLNFQETFDFKFKKDKDKFFIYDLVRKTYLLLTPEEWVRQHWIHYYLTVKSYSTSALITEKKIILNGLTKRIDLLITEKTEPVILIECKAPQIKLTEKTFEQTARYNSIIGAREIVLTNGLQHINAYYENEQYTFYKPD
- a CDS encoding helix-turn-helix domain-containing protein, translated to MQDTFKTFKPKSSIVKKYVDYYYLDIKDNNVIYEFECFPNFNNSISLYKSHIRLETKEVIYDETAPPCQIFTPIREKVLHVKQSGKVYRIVVVFPPLGIHQFYKNLDFTDYITDYEFFTQQELSEIFSTIDTDVHTDLLDKGLEKRFRKFENIILEKAIDYIFNHYENFSVAEISKEIGVSRQHLNRLFQAHLGVSVKKFNEIVLFRQTINKKLFENPDRNFTELAHEFNFNDQSHFNKTYKNFTKNSPKSFFSKGTILGQEDTLFWHLLPSFMMFHFYNFLSFSVASFVPEMV
- a CDS encoding PEGA domain-containing protein; translated protein: MKNNLSIVLLLVTALSTTSCATIFTGTRDKITFNSSPEGAKVIHNGEEKCTTPCTAPISRSLGKQFITVEKEGFDSQKIKLDKSFNAVTLLNILFGGAIGVGIDAATGSLTKYSTKKYDVELEAKQQQ
- the holA gene encoding DNA polymerase III subunit delta: MKELDLILKNIKNKEVLPIYFFHGEEAYFIDVAVKALEHNFLEEDEKAFNQTVTYGKDTSYQEVLSLARQFPMMGDKQVIIVKEAQDLKFNEEENRILEAYVENPVPSTVLVFAHKHKKLDSRKKAAKALDKANALFLSESVKESNLPKWISDECTKLNIKTAPNISHLLAEYLGNDLSRIANELNKLKIILKEGEVLDGTIVENHIGISKEYNIFELQKALGTKNANAAFKIAHFMGKNPKNNPFVMMLASLYNYFSNVIIYQTMAGQPPQAIASQMGVNPYFVKDYAESARLYPLKHATRVISILREFDMKGKGLGAVNMGEAELIKELVYKIINVDKIKMKV
- a CDS encoding VOC family protein, producing the protein MKKVTAIGGIFFKCKDPEQVNDWYKTHLGVETSPYGAKFDWREADSDKKGYTLWSPFKESTQYFEPSEKDFMINYHVADIEALVEELKKEGIKILDEITTYEYGRFVHIMDPEGNKIELFEPAGA
- the trxB gene encoding thioredoxin-disulfide reductase; translated protein: MEQNILDCVIVGSGPSGFTAAIYAARADLKPELYTGLEPGGQLTTTTEVDNFPGYPAGITGPEMMMDLQKQAERFETKVHYEMITKAEFSKEVGGVHKLYAGNKEILAKTVIISTGATAKYLGLEDEKKYAGGGVSACATCDGFFYRGKDVVVVGAGDTAAEEATYLAKLCRKVTLLVRKDVFRASKAMVHRVQNTPNIEVKFHHELIGIEGENSLVERAVIINNQTQETSTVDVEGIFIAIGHKPNTDIFVGQVDLDENGYIVTEKGSSRTNLPGVFAAGDVQDHIYRQAITAAGSGCMAAMDAEKYLAELH
- a CDS encoding dienelactone hydrolase family protein, with product MIRSILLTASIIVSGSLFSQKLKTVSYLDDSQKLNGLVTSNAGKKLPGVLILPAWKGIDDEAKTAALELEKQGYIAFIADIYGEGKIPANNEEASKSSGYYKKNYAEYQKRISLALEQLKKNGAISDKTAVIGYCFGGTGALESARGNLPVAGVVSIHGSLGRDQSRKNEKLNAKILVENPADDMSVTPEDYSNLIKEMNDGNADWQIITYAHSKHTFTDPKSPDYNETMAKRAWNHTLMFLKEILK